The following are from one region of the Methanospirillum hungatei genome:
- a CDS encoding pentapeptide repeat-containing protein, protein MPEAEQVEAIKGGVASWNQWKAANPRKRPDLRGAHLTGLSLEGINLNGARLAEVDFEFCNLKKANFAGADLSRANLSNTDLTDAVFLNANLQGARLTGATVTRADFRGANVAGADIRQIKRGL, encoded by the coding sequence GTGCCAGAAGCAGAACAGGTTGAAGCAATAAAAGGAGGAGTCGCTTCATGGAATCAATGGAAAGCGGCAAATCCAAGAAAACGTCCGGATCTGAGGGGGGCTCATCTTACCGGACTATCTCTTGAAGGGATCAATTTAAATGGGGCACGGCTTGCCGAGGTTGATTTTGAATTTTGCAATCTGAAAAAAGCAAATTTTGCCGGGGCAGATCTCAGCCGGGCAAATCTCTCAAACACCGATCTGACTGATGCCGTGTTTCTGAATGCAAATCTTCAGGGTGCTCGTCTGACCGGAGCAACGGTAACCAGGGCGGATTTCAGAGGTGCCAATGTCGCCGGGGCAGACATCAGGCAGATAAAGCGCGGCCTCTGA